A window from Limanda limanda chromosome 14, fLimLim1.1, whole genome shotgun sequence encodes these proteins:
- the LOC133019459 gene encoding organic cation/carnitine transporter 2-like, whose product MLDYDEATSFLGEWGCFQLQVFFFLCITVVPNGFTAVSIVFVGDTPLHRCLVPARVNLTAAWRNSSIPLEEDSGGELVSSKCLRYKLDDLLSFSQRGLEPGVSVNLSQVPREGCLDGWDYDQSIYTSTIITEWNLVCDDSWKNPLTSSVYFCGVLAGSIISGHLSDRYGRKIVLFVSLGAQTVFALILVVSPSWPVFCALYFVLGMATISNDLCAFVLGTEILGPRVRTIFSTVGVNLFLCLGYMVLPLLGYFIRDWRMLILALNLPGLLNVPFWWFIPESPRWLLSQGRVEEAEAIVRDAAKRNKIEPPPVIFTPLQNRRQSEERTSHNICDLLRSRNICGTSLTLWLVWNTMTIGYFGLSLNTANLHGNAYFNCFLSALVELPAYALSWVLFRWVFRRLSIFSTLSMGGLSLLFIQLIPADLIPVAITLEMMGKFAVSTASSFVYAYTAEVYPTVLRNTAIGACSMASRLGSIIAPYFIYLRSYSVSLPYIFMGSLMTLAGLLSLLLPETYGMPLPDTITHMQPFPGCCQKTPYKAAHTEEDGEISS is encoded by the exons ATGCTCGACTATGACGAGGCAACGTCCTTCCTGGGAGAATGGGGTTGTTTCCAGCTGCaggtgttcttcttcctctgtatCACCGTGGTGCCCAATGGCTTCACCGCCGTCTCCATCGTGTTTGTGGGCGACACGCCGCTGCACCGCTGCCTCGTGCCGGCGCGCGTAAACCTGACGGCGGCGTGGAGGAACAGCAGCATCCCGCTGGAGGAGGACAGCGGAGGAGAGCTGGTGTCCAGCAAGTGCCTCAGATACAAACTGGATGATCTGCTGAGCTTCTCCCAGAGAGGCTTGGAGCCCGGTGTCAGTGTGAATCTGAGCCAGGTGCCAAGAGAAGGCTGCCTGGACGGGTGGGACTATGACCAGAGCATCTACACCTCCACCATCATAACTGAG tgGAACCTGGTGTGTGATGATAGTTGGAAGAACCCATTGACTTCCTCCGTCTACTTCTGTGGGGTTCTCGCCGGCTCCATCATTTCAGGGCATCTCTCTGACAG GTATGGGAGGAAAATCGTGTTGTTTGTCTCCTTGGGCGCCCAAACGGTGTTTGCCCTCATCCTGGTGGTTTCTCCGTCCTGGCCCGTGTTCTGCGCTTTATACTTTGTACTCGGGATGGCAACCATCTCCAATGATTTGTGTGCATTCGTCTTAG GGACAGAGATTCTCGGCCCACGTGTGCGGACCATTTTCTCCACGGTGGGTGTGAATCTCTTCCTTTGCCTGGGCTACATGGTGCTGCCGCTGTTGGGCTACTTCATCAGAGACTGGAGGATGCTCATCCTCGCCCTCAACCTGCCTGGCTTGCTTAATGTTCCTTTCTGGTG GTTCATCCCGGAGTCTCCTCGCTGGCTGCTCTCTCAGGGACGGGTGGAGGAGGCCGAGGCCATAGTGAGAGACGCTGCTAAGAGGAACAAAATCGAGCCTCCGCCAGTCATCTTCACTCCCCTGCAG AATAGGCGCCAGTCCGAGGAGAGGACGTCCCACAACATCTGCGATCTGCTGCGATCACGAAACATCTGCGGGACTTCGCTCACGCTGTGGCTGGTGTG GAACACCATGACCATTGGCTACTTCGGGCTGTCCCTGAACACGGCGAACCTTCACGGCAACGCGTACTTCAACTGCTTCCTGTCGGCCTTGGTTGAGCTGCCCGCCTACGCGTTGTCGTGGGTTTTGTTTCGCTGGGTTTTCAGACGACTGAGCATCTTCTCCACGCTCTCCATGGGAGGACTGTCTCTACTGTTCATACAGCTCATCCCAGCAG ACCTGATTCCTGTTGCCATAACGCTGGAGATGATGGGGAAGTTTGCCGTGTCGACAGCCTCCTCCTTCGTGTACGCCTACACAGCAGAAGTCTACCCAACCGTGCTGAGGAACACGGCCATTGGCGCCTGCTCCATGGCCTCCAGATTAGGCAGCATCATCGCTCCGTACTTCATTTACTTGA GAAGCTATTCCGTATCGCTGCCTTACATCTTCATGGGGAGTTTGATGACTCTGGCGGGGTTGCTGAGTCTCCTGCTGCCCGAGACCTATGGAATGCCTCTGCCCGACACCATCACTCACATGCAGCCCTTCCCTGG ATGCTGTCAGAAGACGCCTTACAAAGCAGCACACACCGAGGAAGACGGGGAAATTTCCAGTTAA